A genomic segment from Bufo bufo chromosome 8, aBufBuf1.1, whole genome shotgun sequence encodes:
- the LOC120978140 gene encoding interferon lambda-3-like, with the protein MEGLEIELRSTAERHKTTKQQKKISGDGVKCYTTMTRHKTSICDLKPSDRLILTLERVSLTLDVLTNMSTSDTVTNSMKAFLKLRDQLIICRSLPEYSDPASEQLEPWLSHLQDFKDKASPQCVQDAVVLNLISLRMQNVMCPSDP; encoded by the exons ATGGAAGGGCTTGAGATAGAACTGAGATCAACAGCAGAGAGACACAAGACAACCAAGCAG CAAAAGAAAATATCCGGTGATGGAGTGAAATGTTACACCACCATGACTAGACACAAGACATCTATATGTGACCTCAAG CCAAGTGACCGCCTGATCCTGACCCTGGAACGAGTGtcgctgacgctggacgtcctgacTAATATGTCTACCTCTGACACTGTAACAAATTCCATGAAGGCTTTCCTTAAATTGAGAGACCAGCTAATAATCTGT AGATCGTTGCCTGAATACAGTGACCCTGCCTCTGAGCAGCTGGAGCCGTGGCTGAGTCATCTCCAAGATTTCAAAGACAAG GCCTCCCCTCAATGTGTCCAGGACGCTGTTGTGCTCAACCTCATCTCATTAAGGATGCAAAATGTGATGTGTCCAAGTGATCCCTAG
- the LOC120978141 gene encoding interferon lambda-3-like, whose protein sequence is MEGLEIELRSTAERHKRTKQQKKISGDGVKCYTTMTRHKTSICDLKPSDRLILTLERVSLTLDVLTNMSTSDTVTNSMKAFLKLRDQLIICRSLPEYSDPASEQLEPWLSHLQDFKDKASPQCVQDAVVLNLISLRMQNVMCPSDP, encoded by the exons ATGGAAGGGCTTGAGATAGAACTCAGATCAACAGCAGAGAGACACAAGAGAACCAAGCAG CAAAAGAAAATATCCGGTGATGGAGTGAAATGTTACACCACCATGACTAGACACAAGACATCTATATGTGACCTCAAG CCAAGTGACCGCCTGATCCTGACCCTGGAACGAGTTtcgctgacgctggacgtcctgacTAATATGTCTACCTCTGACACAGTAACAAATTCAATGAAGGCTTTCCTTAAATTGAGGGACCAGCTGATAATCTGT AGATCTTTGCCTGAATACAGTGACCCTGCCTCTGAGCAGCTGGAGCCGTGGCTGAGTCATCTCCAAGATTTCAAAGACAAG GCCTCCCCTCAATGTGTCCAGGACGCTGTTGTGCTCAACCTCATCTCATTAAGGATGCAAAATGTGATGTGTCCAAGTGATCCCTAG
- the LOC120978142 gene encoding interferon lambda-3-like yields the protein MKEYLSWRLNYKSRKMEGLEIELRLTAERHKTTKQQKKISVDGVKCYTTMTGHKTSICNLKPSDRLILTLERVSLTLDVLTNMSTSDAVTNSIKAFLKLRDQLIICRSLPEYSDPASEQLEPWLSHLQDFKDKASPQCVQDAVVLNLISLRIQNVMCPSDP from the exons ATGAAGGAATATCTCTCCTGGAGACTGAACTATAAAAGTAGAAAGATGGAAGGGCTTGAGATAGAGCTGAGATTAACAGCAGAGAGACACAAGACAACCAAGCAG CAAAAGAAAATATCCGTTGATGGAGTGAAATGTTACACCACCATGACTGGACACAAGACATCTATATGTAACCTAAAG CCAAGTGACCGGCTGATCCTGACCCTGGAACGAGTGtcgctgacgctggacgtcctgacTAATATGTCTACCTCTGACGCTGTAACAAATTCTATAAAGGCTTTCCTTAAATTGAGAGACCAGCTGATAATCTGT AGATCGTTGCCTGAATACAGTGACCCTGCCTCTGAGCAGCTGGAGCCGTGGCTGAGTCATCTCCAAGATTTCAAAGACAAG GCCTCCCCTCAATGTGTCCAGGACGCTGTTGTGCTCAACCTCATCTCATTAAGGATACAAAATGTGATGTGTCCAAGTGATCCCTAG